A window of Rhodospirillaceae bacterium contains these coding sequences:
- a CDS encoding hybrid sensor histidine kinase/response regulator, translating to MFLIDALVRTFPKSLRSTVRKAIDLRKHVKKLLAPEQSFEEALQTLQPILDFLPLLVSFKDSEGHYKWVNRQYERTLGVSREEMIGKTADAFFVGDKKRETITRSLEIDQRVVDSLNPIYEQKFEFFLRGRRCVFQRTTLPILDKHGRLTEIFSVAKNITEQEVLEEALREHEEQLRMLLEAAGEGIYGLDLGGKAIFMNAAVARMVGYSPNEFIGQKVHSLIHHSHPDGSSYPVEECPMYAAFRDGTTQHTEDEILWRKDGTSFPVEYISRPLRKNGALVGAVVTFNDISERKASERELRDKEVRLQAILDNVTDGVVTINEHGIVETINHSAEIMFGHSVDQICGQNVSVLMPEPYHSEHDGYIESYLRTGKGKIIDVGAQEVVGLDKNGRRFPLELSISVMHMNGRRLFIGVLRDITLRKQAEYQLRQSQKMEAMGQLTGGIAHDFNNLLQAILGNLELAQRRIPDDDKLVRFLDVARKASLRGADLTQRLLAFSRKQTLEPEMVDVNKLVANMAELIQQTLGEDIEIETVLAGGLWKILVDLGQLENVILNLAINARDAMPEGGKLTIETLNTRLDQAYAGAHEEVNPGQYVMIGVTDTGIGMSPEVIEHAFDPFYTTKAQGKGTGLGLSMSHGFIKQSGGHIKIYSEAGEGTTVKLYLPRIMGGARSPRIVEMPESTERMGNETIFVVEDDPDVRFFVVNALSINGYHILEAEDGPAAIALLDKESISHIDLLLTDVVLPHGMNGRQVAEEIQKRFPKIKVLFTSGYTENAIVHQGKLDEDAELLAKPYTRETLSRKVRAALDD from the coding sequence GTGTTTCTGATAGACGCACTTGTCCGGACGTTTCCCAAGTCCTTGCGATCAACGGTTCGCAAGGCCATTGATTTGCGAAAGCACGTAAAAAAATTATTGGCGCCGGAGCAATCTTTTGAAGAAGCTCTGCAAACGCTTCAACCCATTTTAGATTTTTTACCACTTCTGGTGTCCTTCAAAGATAGCGAAGGGCACTACAAATGGGTGAATCGACAATATGAACGAACACTCGGTGTTTCTCGGGAAGAGATGATCGGAAAAACCGCGGACGCGTTCTTCGTGGGAGATAAAAAAAGAGAAACAATCACACGTTCTCTCGAAATCGACCAGCGAGTGGTCGATTCCTTAAACCCCATTTATGAACAAAAGTTCGAGTTTTTCTTGAGAGGGCGCCGCTGCGTCTTTCAAAGGACAACGTTGCCGATATTGGATAAGCACGGTCGGCTGACAGAGATTTTCTCTGTTGCCAAAAACATCACGGAACAGGAAGTTCTTGAGGAAGCGCTTCGTGAGCACGAGGAACAACTCCGCATGCTCTTGGAGGCAGCAGGCGAAGGAATCTATGGATTGGATTTGGGAGGAAAGGCCATCTTCATGAATGCTGCCGTGGCTCGGATGGTTGGATATTCGCCGAATGAGTTTATCGGCCAGAAGGTACACTCGCTCATTCACCACAGTCATCCCGATGGATCCAGCTATCCCGTCGAAGAATGTCCGATGTATGCGGCGTTCAGAGACGGAACCACCCAGCACACAGAAGACGAGATTCTATGGCGAAAGGATGGGACAAGTTTCCCTGTCGAATACATCAGCAGACCGCTTCGTAAGAATGGGGCGTTGGTGGGTGCTGTGGTGACCTTCAACGACATCTCAGAACGAAAAGCTTCAGAAAGGGAGCTGCGCGACAAAGAGGTACGCTTACAGGCAATCTTGGATAATGTGACGGATGGGGTCGTCACGATCAATGAGCACGGTATCGTTGAGACCATTAATCACTCTGCCGAGATCATGTTTGGTCACTCGGTTGACCAAATTTGCGGTCAAAACGTTTCGGTTCTAATGCCAGAGCCATATCACAGTGAACATGACGGCTACATTGAGAGCTACTTGCGTACAGGGAAAGGCAAAATCATTGACGTCGGCGCGCAGGAGGTTGTGGGACTGGACAAAAATGGAAGGCGGTTTCCATTAGAGCTCTCCATCAGCGTTATGCATATGAATGGGCGGCGGCTATTCATCGGGGTCTTGCGCGATATCACACTGCGAAAGCAGGCCGAGTATCAGTTACGACAGTCCCAAAAGATGGAAGCAATGGGGCAGCTAACGGGGGGCATTGCGCATGATTTTAATAATCTTCTTCAGGCCATCCTTGGCAACCTGGAGTTGGCACAAAGACGCATTCCCGATGATGATAAGTTGGTTCGATTCCTAGATGTCGCTCGGAAAGCCAGTCTCCGGGGTGCCGATCTGACGCAGCGTCTGCTGGCCTTCTCACGCAAGCAGACCCTGGAGCCAGAGATGGTAGATGTGAACAAGCTGGTCGCGAACATGGCCGAGTTGATACAGCAGACCCTGGGGGAGGACATTGAGATCGAAACCGTCCTGGCGGGCGGCTTGTGGAAAATCTTGGTGGATTTGGGCCAACTGGAGAACGTAATACTCAATCTTGCCATCAATGCGCGCGATGCCATGCCGGAGGGCGGTAAACTTACCATAGAGACGCTCAACACCCGTCTGGATCAAGCCTATGCCGGTGCACATGAGGAAGTGAACCCCGGCCAGTACGTTATGATCGGAGTCACCGACACCGGCATCGGGATGTCGCCGGAAGTAATCGAACACGCGTTCGATCCGTTCTACACCACCAAGGCGCAGGGCAAGGGCACCGGGCTAGGGTTGAGTATGAGCCATGGCTTCATCAAGCAATCGGGTGGCCATATCAAGATCTACAGCGAAGCGGGAGAGGGCACGACGGTCAAGCTGTACTTGCCCAGGATAATGGGCGGGGCTCGAAGCCCGCGCATAGTAGAGATGCCTGAATCCACCGAGCGTATGGGAAACGAGACCATTTTTGTCGTTGAGGATGACCCGGATGTTCGATTTTTTGTCGTTAATGCTCTGAGCATTAACGGATATCATATCTTAGAGGCGGAAGACGGCCCAGCAGCCATCGCCCTCCTGGATAAGGAGAGTATCTCACACATTGATTTGCTGCTCACAGACGTGGTGCTGCCGCACGGGATGAACGGTCGGCAGGTCGCTGAGGAAATACAGAAGCGTTTTCCTAAGATCAAGGTTCTGTTCACCTCAGGCTATACGGAAAACGCCATCGTTCACCAAGGAAAGCTTGACGAAGACGCCGAGCTGTTGGCGAAGCCATATACGAGAGAGACACTGTCGCGGAAAGTTCGAGCGGCGCTCGATGATTAA
- the grxC gene encoding glutaredoxin 3, producing the protein MVDVEIYSGFLCGYCISAKRLLRRKKVEFREINVSLRPWRRMEMIRRAGGRRTVPQIFLNGRHIGGCEELFALDAIGKLDSMLDTRD; encoded by the coding sequence ATGGTAGATGTAGAAATTTATTCGGGCTTTCTTTGCGGCTATTGCATTTCCGCGAAACGCCTTTTGAGGCGCAAGAAAGTTGAATTCCGGGAAATTAATGTCAGCCTACGGCCTTGGCGACGAATGGAAATGATACGCCGCGCCGGCGGACGGCGCACCGTCCCACAGATATTCCTGAACGGTAGGCACATCGGAGGATGTGAGGAGTTATTCGCCCTTGATGCAATCGGCAAGCTTGATTCTATGCTCGACACGCGTGACTAA
- a CDS encoding alanine dehydrogenase gives MTPSSQKFSTLALAKEIESPENPGALERRVALTPEDVGKLSRVGVKVYVEYGAGDGVGFNDAEYEKNNAIMQPSEQLYRDKELIIKLKGPSLSSIEEMREGCTLFCMVHFHSYPDRAKLLQDRRINVIAMEEISESPKVNTDQDILGRLAMTEALKPFFARNTIGSLRVRVLGCSKRLHSSIRRCGNRNPRSLQIIQPNLSFEELDTVGENALYFYDSLDFEDRQDILIKLQDNGTHIFDLFEFEQRHGEQAIAAYRASHPPAEFGLRRIQCLHETGQAGARYGVKLLKENKPSLDIANAKAIVLGYGNVAQGALHELRSQGVKKIHVLGRSQTAKGRIDFWLNDVDIVINGAEQSPELRGVNFLISNQHLKDIIPDQSVVIDLVGGSATNRSPVEAVISCSFLTEPHFVQDGVTVSALWGWPMMGMMRETAIRYSRQIVDVLIGPEKLIDGLHLLKPGVQRALVCGLF, from the coding sequence ATGACACCATCTTCACAAAAATTTTCTACCCTTGCCCTTGCAAAAGAAATTGAGTCTCCGGAAAATCCTGGTGCCTTGGAAAGGCGTGTTGCCCTGACACCTGAAGATGTCGGCAAACTTTCCCGGGTGGGCGTTAAAGTTTACGTTGAATACGGCGCTGGAGATGGCGTTGGATTCAACGATGCCGAATACGAAAAAAACAACGCTATTATGCAGCCGTCAGAGCAACTTTATCGAGATAAAGAGCTCATTATCAAGCTTAAGGGACCATCCCTTTCTTCAATTGAAGAGATGCGGGAAGGCTGCACTTTATTCTGCATGGTGCATTTTCACTCCTATCCAGACAGGGCTAAATTACTTCAGGATCGGCGTATCAATGTCATTGCTATGGAAGAAATATCTGAATCGCCAAAGGTTAATACAGATCAGGATATTCTCGGTCGCCTCGCCATGACCGAGGCCTTAAAGCCCTTTTTTGCTAGAAATACCATAGGTAGCTTGCGTGTTCGGGTGCTTGGCTGTAGCAAGCGATTGCATAGTTCTATCCGCCGATGCGGCAATCGCAATCCCCGCTCTTTGCAGATCATTCAGCCAAATCTTTCCTTCGAAGAGCTTGATACGGTCGGCGAAAATGCTCTGTATTTTTATGACAGCCTGGATTTTGAAGACCGACAAGATATTCTGATCAAACTACAGGACAACGGCACACACATTTTTGATCTTTTTGAATTTGAACAACGTCATGGCGAGCAAGCCATTGCCGCTTATCGTGCCAGCCATCCACCCGCCGAATTTGGTTTGCGCCGCATCCAATGTTTGCATGAAACCGGCCAAGCCGGTGCGCGGTACGGCGTTAAATTGCTAAAAGAAAACAAGCCATCATTGGACATAGCGAATGCAAAAGCGATTGTCCTTGGTTATGGCAATGTGGCTCAAGGGGCATTGCATGAATTGCGTAGCCAGGGGGTCAAAAAGATCCATGTGCTGGGCCGCTCGCAAACAGCAAAGGGCCGCATTGATTTTTGGCTAAATGATGTGGACATAGTGATCAACGGCGCAGAACAATCCCCTGAGTTAAGGGGCGTGAACTTTTTGATCAGCAACCAGCACCTCAAAGACATTATTCCGGATCAGTCCGTGGTTATCGACTTGGTCGGTGGGAGCGCAACCAATCGAAGCCCTGTAGAAGCCGTTATCAGTTGCAGTTTTCTGACGGAGCCCCATTTTGTACAAGATGGCGTTACCGTATCGGCTTTGTGGGGATGGCCAATGATGGGCATGATGCGAGAAACGGCCATTCGTTATTCCAGGCAAATTGTTGATGTCTTAATCGGTCCTGAAAAGCTCATTGACGGACTTCATTTGCTCAAACCAGGTGTCCAACGAGCACTCGTCTGTGGCCTTTTTTAA